A stretch of Paludisphaera borealis DNA encodes these proteins:
- a CDS encoding ubiquinol-cytochrome c reductase iron-sulfur subunit, with amino-acid sequence MANRPSIKEILEAARRGGPATPGASSDDAPAQASAPSPATPPPAAAQPAAAVPSPATLGRPLTLKEKLAAARAGGSAAPAPAAKAAPAPVEAEAPAPAAAPAVPPPAAPLGRPLTLKEKLAAARAGGSAAPAPAPAAKAAPAPAEVEAEAPAPAAAPAVPPPAAPLGRPMTLQEKLAAARAGANPAAAAPAAGAKPAAAAKAAPAAKAAARTLPPIGEISDPRDLAEALRQTGAKKDQEVAAKIAAAKPAPKVAAPKPTSVLPKPDRATAVGEASRGSRLEITRRGILLFLTTPVVIAWTAFTLGASAFTVMMGRFMFPNVLAEPPSTVKVGLPTNFDPEDVNERFKSEWGFWIVRSTKVNGQDIIYAIQSVCTHLGCPPNWLASEQKFKCPCHGSGFYITGVNFEGPAPRPLERFKVTLADDGQILVDKSQKFQQELGQWSDPDSFISV; translated from the coding sequence AGCGAGCGCCCCATCCCCCGCGACTCCGCCCCCGGCGGCCGCGCAGCCGGCGGCGGCCGTCCCCTCGCCGGCGACGTTGGGCCGACCGCTGACGTTGAAGGAGAAACTGGCCGCGGCGCGAGCCGGCGGTTCAGCCGCTCCCGCCCCCGCGGCGAAAGCCGCCCCAGCGCCAGTTGAAGCCGAGGCGCCCGCGCCGGCCGCCGCCCCGGCGGTTCCTCCTCCCGCGGCGCCCCTGGGCCGTCCGCTGACGTTGAAGGAGAAACTGGCCGCCGCCCGAGCCGGTGGATCGGCGGCTCCCGCCCCCGCTCCCGCCGCGAAAGCCGCCCCCGCGCCGGCTGAAGTCGAAGCCGAGGCGCCCGCGCCGGCCGCCGCCCCGGCGGTTCCTCCTCCCGCGGCGCCCCTGGGCCGGCCGATGACGCTTCAGGAGAAGCTGGCCGCCGCCCGCGCCGGAGCCAATCCCGCCGCCGCGGCGCCGGCCGCCGGAGCCAAGCCCGCGGCGGCCGCCAAAGCCGCCCCCGCCGCGAAGGCCGCCGCCCGGACCTTGCCCCCGATCGGCGAGATCAGCGACCCGCGCGACCTGGCCGAAGCCCTCCGGCAGACCGGCGCCAAGAAGGATCAGGAAGTCGCCGCCAAGATCGCGGCGGCCAAGCCCGCTCCGAAGGTCGCCGCGCCGAAGCCCACGAGCGTGCTCCCCAAGCCCGATCGCGCGACGGCCGTCGGCGAAGCCTCGCGCGGCTCTCGACTCGAGATCACCCGGCGGGGAATTCTGCTCTTCCTGACGACGCCGGTCGTCATCGCCTGGACCGCGTTCACCCTCGGCGCCTCGGCCTTCACCGTCATGATGGGCCGGTTCATGTTCCCCAACGTCCTGGCCGAGCCGCCGAGCACCGTCAAGGTCGGACTGCCCACCAACTTCGACCCCGAGGACGTCAACGAGCGGTTCAAGTCCGAATGGGGCTTCTGGATCGTCCGGTCGACGAAGGTCAACGGTCAGGACATCATCTACGCGATCCAGTCGGTCTGCACGCACCTCGGCTGCCCTCCCAACTGGCTGGCGAGCGAACAGAAGTTCAAGTGCCCGTGCCACGGCAGCGGCTTCTACATCACCGGCGTGAATTTCGAGGGCCCCGCGCCTCGTCCCCTCGAGCGGTTCAAGGTGACCCTCGCGGACGACGGCCAGATCCTGGTCGACAAGAGTCAGAAATTCCAGCAGGAGCTCGGCCAGTGGTCGGACCCTGACAGTTTCATCTCGGTTTGA